From Nicotiana tabacum cultivar K326 chromosome 22, ASM71507v2, whole genome shotgun sequence, one genomic window encodes:
- the LOC107794001 gene encoding uncharacterized protein LOC107794001 — MAGKVEKVLAVLMLAMLLFSEHFMAANHEIKTTEDNSISPFCLIKCLYGCRGLPPAKAAICAAQCLFKCAVQDEANIAETKGIIGETAYNQYDVGCALGYCSEFLLNYDERRFNCCMEYCREGKMTCPVEAAP, encoded by the exons ATGGCAGGGAAGGTTGAGAAAGTGCTTGCAGTACTGATGCTTGCAATGCTTCTGTTTTCGGAGCATTTCATGGCTGCTAATCATGAAATTAAAACAACTGAAGATAACTCTATTAGCCCTTTCTGCTTAATAAAATGTTTATATGGATGCAGGGGGTTGCCACCTGCAAAAGCAGCCATTTGTGCAGCTCAATGTTTGTTTAAGTGCGCTGTCCAAGATGAGGCCAATATAGCTGAAACTAAGGGCATAATAGGTGAGACTGCATACAACCAGTATGATGTTGGATGTGCCCTTGGCTACTGCTCTGAGTTCCTGTTGAATTATG ATGAGAGGAGGTTCAACTGCTGCATGGAATACTGTCGCGAGGGCAAAATGACCTGTCCTGTTGAGGCTGCACCTTGA